The proteins below come from a single Papaver somniferum cultivar HN1 chromosome 11, ASM357369v1, whole genome shotgun sequence genomic window:
- the LOC113322698 gene encoding uncharacterized protein LOC113322698 isoform X1, with translation MRLPWNSFRLNRPSSYSLSLSLNSIKLGFLYRRRKTMTAAKIIGAVVGTTVLAFGLDHVISDRKLFGGTTPSTVSNQAWWQETDKKFQSWPRVAGPPVVMNPISRQNFIVKSRDE, from the exons ATGAGGCTCCCATGGAATAGTTTCAGATTGAATAGGCCTTCTTCGTATTCGCTGTCTCTCTCTCTAAATTCAATCAAGCTAGGGTTTCTCTACAGAAGAAGAAAG ACAATGACAGCAGCCAAAATCATTGGAGCTGTGGTAGGAACTACAGTACTTGCATTCGGGTTGGATCATGTTATATCTGATAGGAAGTTGTTTGGAG GGACTACTCCGTCAACTGTTTCAAACCAGGCATGGTGGCAAGAAACTGATAAGAAGTTCCAGTCGTGGCCTCGTGTAGCAGGACCCCCAGTTGTTATGAACCCCATCAGTCGCCAGAATTTTATTGTTAAGTCTCGTGATGAATAA
- the LOC113322697 gene encoding leucine-rich repeat receptor-like tyrosine-protein kinase PXC3 has product MTPFRRSRISLLLISILWRIQLLIAQNNDQLIMVALKKELGIPIWSSNDSSYCSWEGVRCNSDLSLVEMLELSDRKIGGNITLISELKALKWLDLSNNKLQGSIPSSFGNLTQLEFLDLSLNIFGSSIPPELGKLKNLRSLNLSGNYLVSNIPDELKNLENLQDLQVSGNRLNGSVPSWIGNFTKLRVFAAYENDLSGKIPSNLGSLSGLRLLNLHSNLLEGPIPESIFSSGKLEVLVLTMNKLVGNLPLSVGSCQGLSNLRIGDNKLTGSIPTSVGNISSLTYFEADNNNLSGEVVREFAQCNNLTLLNLAFNGFTGTVPPEFGELANLQELILSGNSLIGEIPDSLLKCKNLSKLDLSINRLNGTLPRELCKAPKLQFLRVSQNSLRGEIPSEIGNCVKLLELQLGNNYLTGIIPPEMGQIKNLQIALNLSFNHLHGSLPSELGKLDKLVALDISSNQLSGSIPSALKGMLSLIEVNFSHNSLTGQVPVFTPFQKSPNSSFYGNKGLCGEPLGISCGNSFDSDQTYHHRVSYKVVLAVIGSGLAVFVSVSIVVFLFMMREKQEMAAKSEEIAEEKNPDPALIIAGNVFVENLKQAIDFDSVVKATLKESNKLHSGTFSSTYKAVMPSGLILSVKRLNSIDRTVIHHQNKMIRELERLSKLFHEHLIRPVGFVIYEESAILLHNYLPNGTLAQHFRDSIAAEKDFEPDWPTRLSIAIGVAEGLAFLHHVAIIHLDISTSNVILDSNLKPLLGEIEISKLLDPSKGTASISAVAGSFGYIPPEYAYTMQVTAPGNVYSYGVVLLEILTTRSPVDESFGEGIDLVKWVHTAPERGDTPEQILDSRLSTVSFAWRKQMLAVLKVALLCTDTTPAKRPKMKKVVELLQEVN; this is encoded by the exons ATGACTCCTTTTAGGAGGAGTAGAATTTCACTTCTGCTGATTAGCATTCTATGGAGAATTCAGCTTCTTATTGCTCAGAATAATGACCAGTTGATAATGGTGGCTCTTAAAAAAGAACTTGGAATTCCTATCTGgagttcaaatgattcaagttACTGTTCTTGGGAGGGTGTACGCTGCAATTCTGATCTTTCTTTGGTTGAAATGCTTGAGCTTTCGGACCGCAAAATCGGAGGTAATATTACTTTAATCTCAGAACTGAAAGCTTTGAAGTGGTTAGATCTTTCTAATAATAAGCTTCAAGGATCAATTCCTTCTTCATTTGGTAATCTCACTCAGCTTGAATTTCTTGATTTATCTTTGAACATTTTTGGAAGTTCAATTCCTCCAGAATTGGGTAAACTCAAAAACCTTAGATCGTTAAACCTTTCCGGCAACTATCTCGTCTCTAATATACCTGATGAATTGAAGAATCTTGAAAATTTACAAGATCTTCAAGTTTCAGGTAATAGATTGAATGGTTCCGTTCCTTCATGGATAGGGAACTTTACCAAGCTAAGAGTTTTTGCAGCATATGAGAATGACTTAAGTGGAAAAATTCCTAGCAATTTAGGCTCCCTGTCTGGTCTTCGTTTGTTGAATCTTCATTCGAATTTACTCGAAGGACCCATACCTGAAAGCATATTTTCTTCTGGGAAGCTTGAAGTTCTAGTGTTAACCATGAATAAACTTGTTGGAAATCTTCCTTTATCTGTTGGAAGCTGTCAAGGTCTTTCAAATCTTCGAATTGGAGACAATAAACTCACAGGAAGCATACCTACTTCAGTTGGAAATATCAGTAGCCTTACTTACTTCGAAGCTGATAACAATAACCTGTCCGGGGAAGTTGTTCGAGAATTTGCTCAATGCAATAACTTAACTCTCCTGAATTTAGCCTTCAACGGCTTCACCGGGACTGTTCCGCCGGAGTTTGGAGAACTTGCAAATTTGCAGGAGTTAATTCTATCTGGTAACAGTCTCATTGGAGAAATTCCTGATTCCCTTCTTAAGTGCAAGAATCTTAGCAAGCTTGATCTTAGTATTAATAGATTGAATGGAACACTACCAAGAGAACTCTGTAAGGCTCCAAAATTACAGTTCCTTCGTGTAAGTCAGAATTCATTGCGAGGGGAAATTCCCAGTGAGATCGGAAACTGCGTAAAGCTACTTGAATTGCAACTGGGTAACAACTACCTCACTGGAATTATCCCTCCTGAGATGGGTCAGATTAAGAATTTGCAGATAGCTTTGAATTTGAGCTTCAATCATCTTCATGGATCTCTACCGTCCGAGTTGGGTAAACTCGATAAGCTTGTTGCTCTGGATATCTCGAGTAATCAGCTCTCTGGCAGTATCCCATCGGCGCTAAAGGGAATGCTGAGTTTGATAGAAGTTAATTTTTCACATAACTCTCTTACAGGCCAAGTGCCAGTCTTCACACCTTTTCAGAAGAGTCCAAATTCAAGTTTTTATGGGAATAAGGGACTTTGTGGAGAGCCGTTAGGCATATCTTGTGGGAATTCTTTTGATTCAGACCAAACTTATCATCACAGGGTTTCGTACAAGGTTGTATTAGCAGTAATTGGGTCTGGTTTAGCAGTATTTGTTTCTGTTTCAATTGTCGTGTTTCTTTTTATGATGAGGGAGAAACAAGAAATGGCTGCAAAATCTGAAGAAATTGCAGAAGAGAAAAATCCTGATCCAGCTCTAATAATAGCAGGCAATGTCTTTGTTGAGAATCTCAAACAGGCCATAGATTTCGACTCTGTTGTTAAAGCAACTCTTAAAGAATCCAACAAGCTTCACTCTGGAACTTTCAGTTCTACTTATAAGGCAGTTATGCCATCTGGCTTGATTTTATCTGTGAAGAGGTTGAATTCCATTGACAGAACAGTTATCCATCATCAAAACAAGATGATCAGAGAGCTAGAGCGGCTGAGTAAGCTTTTCCATGAGCATTTGATTAGGCCTGTTGGTTTTGTCATCTACGAAGAATCAGCTATTTTGCTGCACAATTACTTACCAAATGGAACCTTAGCCCAGCACTTTCGTGACTCGATTGCTGCTGAAAAAGATTTTGAACCTGACTGGCCAACAAGACTCTCAATTGCCATCGGAGTTGCAGAAGGTTTGGCATTTCTTCATCATGTTGCCATTATCCATCTAGATATCTCGACAAGTAACGTTATCTTAGATTCCAATTTGAAGCCTCTACTCGGGGAAATTGAAATCTCAAAGCTCTTAGATCCGTCCAAAGGCACCGCAAGCATAAGTGCGGTGGCAGGATCATTTGGTTATATTCCCCCAG aaTATGCATATACAATGCAAGTTACGGCACCTGGAAATGTTTACAGTTATGGTGTGGTGTTGCTTGAGATTCTCACAACTAGATCACCAGTTGATGAATCGTTTGGTGAAGGAATAGATTTAGTGAAATGGGTTCATACTGCACCAGAAAGAGGAGACACACCAGAGCAAATTTTGGATTCAAGGTTGAGTACCGTTTCATTTGCTTGGAGGAAACAAATGCTTGCAGTTCTGAAAGTTGCCTTGCTTTGCACTGATACAACACCGGCTAAACGGCCTAAAATGAAGAAAGTGGTGGAACTTCTTCAAGAAGTAAACTGA
- the LOC113322698 gene encoding uncharacterized protein LOC113322698 isoform X2: MTAAKIIGAVVGTTVLAFGLDHVISDRKLFGGTTPSTVSNQAWWQETDKKFQSWPRVAGPPVVMNPISRQNFIVKSRDE, encoded by the exons ATGACAGCAGCCAAAATCATTGGAGCTGTGGTAGGAACTACAGTACTTGCATTCGGGTTGGATCATGTTATATCTGATAGGAAGTTGTTTGGAG GGACTACTCCGTCAACTGTTTCAAACCAGGCATGGTGGCAAGAAACTGATAAGAAGTTCCAGTCGTGGCCTCGTGTAGCAGGACCCCCAGTTGTTATGAACCCCATCAGTCGCCAGAATTTTATTGTTAAGTCTCGTGATGAATAA